One region of Wyeomyia smithii strain HCP4-BCI-WySm-NY-G18 chromosome 3, ASM2978416v1, whole genome shotgun sequence genomic DNA includes:
- the LOC129731724 gene encoding exocyst complex component 3 → MDLKQIDEEARLAAIKEIKNMFQRPGQLEKVDQYRHRVYRKKVSIEAMLKTCMQNQTDDVKIGVKKLQSALEDIGEVDQQTKEAISQLTDVPSIYDALEAVRDENAKHSQYMTAMENLKHIFTVQSSVAKTMQWIEEDKLLHAHQCLSDLENSRDDLLFELHKLPKQNAHDKITLKRYFEKVETVSTTLEKKIRLILQRTLNTVRKEPTVIVTALRIIEREEKSDAFALQQQKQTGFIPPGRPKEWRKKALQVLNEAVIQRIEGSKLEERADNKLWLVRDLELTRQFILEDLRVVKSLCVPCFPPHYNILQEYVNMYHNALSKYLEELIQMGLEGNEYVTILSWIMNTYPGRELMQHPDLQIDLTGVGPLVGAPVLKGMEAAYLKTMERNYLDWMTKTLETEKTDWINGVPADTADQYYHTSAPVIIFQMIDQNLQVTNTIHSDLTFNALILSIQQVIKYGHNYRTAIIEYKERHFRDRSLAPFFTQHIITIVNNCAQIIELAQQMKQLYWPKSKPQHYEEFGRLLTTYQTLRDEAGRFLLEEAFLDLEVHFNDLFTAKWVTSTVSVDTICVTLEDYFQDYNHLRATNFEYVISEAQRLVAKRYIKAMLSKRLSKTRQECDVLAKKVNKEAKQIKIFFEKVAPNVSKNDSPIDVISNLAGLLTCDAEMLVLDLHTLLSSYPSLTEDHVVRLFYLRSDFKASEVKEKVHDAIVSKKTTVSHDKQDSIFKEIVFSDKLW, encoded by the exons ATGGATTTAAAACAGATTGACGAAGAAGCTCGATTGGCGGCtatcaaagaaataaaaaatatgttccagaGGCCAGGACAGCTGGAAAAAGTAGATCAATATCGGCATAGAGTGTATCGAAAAAAAGTGTCCATAGAAGCTATGTTGAAAACCTGCATGCAAAATCAAACCGATGATGTGAAAATCGGCGTTAAAAAGCTGCAATCGGCTCTGGAGGACATTGGTGAGGTAGATCAACAAACTAAGGAGGCAATTTCCCAGTTAACGGACGTTCCTTCGATCTACGATGCATTGGAAGCAGTCCGGGATGAGAATGCAAAGCATTCGCAGTACATGACCGCGATGGAGAATTTGAAGCATATATTTACTGTTCAGTCAAGTGTTGCAAAAACAATGCAATGGATTGAAGAGGATAAACTGTTACACGCGCATCAGTGCCTATCGGATTTAGAAAACTCGCGGGATGATTTGCTATTTGAGTTACATAAACTTCCAAAGCAGAACGCTCATGATAAAATTACGCTCAAGCGTTactttgaaaaagtggaaacgGTTTCCACTACTCTCGAGAAAAAAATACGATTGATTCTACAACGAACACTCAACACAGTACGAAAAGAACCCACTGTAATTGTTACCGCACTGAGAATTATCGAACGAGAGGAAAAGTCGGATGCATTCGCTCTGCAACAACAGAAACAAACCGGATTCATTCCGCCAGGGCGACCGAAGGAATGGCGTAAGAAAGCCTTGCAAGTTCTCAATGAAGCAGTTATTCAGAGGATTGAGGGTTCAAAATTAGAGGAACGCGCTGACAACAAACTGTGGCTCGTGCGCGATTTGGAACTAACTAGACAATTTATCCTGGAGGATTTACGCGTCGTCAAGTCATTATGTGTTCCCTGTTTTCCGCCCCATTACAATATTTTGCAAGAGTACGTTAATATGTATCACAATGCATTGTCGAAATAT CTTGAGGAACTAATCCAGATGGGTTTGGAAGGTAACGAATATGTTACAATACTGTCATGGATTATGAACACGTATCCAGGACGCGAACTGATGCAGCATCCGGATCTACAGATTGACCTTACGGGTGTGGGTCCTCTAGTAGGCGCTCCGGTTCTTAAGGGAATGGAAGCTGCATATCTCAAAACTATGGAGCGGAATTATCTTGATTGGATGACCAAGACATTGGAAACGGAAAAAACCGACTGGATTAACGGCGTCCCTGCAGATACCGCCGATCAGTACTATCATACGTCAGCGCCCGTCATCATTTTCCAAATGATTGATCAAAATCTTCAGGTTACAAACACGATTCATTCCGATTTAACGTTCAATGCTTTGATTTTGAGCATTCAACAAGTGATAAAGTATGGTCACAACTATCGCACAGCAATAATCGAGTACAAGGAAAGGCATTTTCGAGATCGCAGCCTGGCACCTTTCTTTACGCAGCATATTATCACAATTGTGAATAATTGTGCTCAGATCATAGAGCTTGCGCAGCAGATGAAACAACTTTATTGGCCGAAATCCAAGCCGCAACATTATGAAGAGTTTGGTCGCCTTCTAACGACCTATCAAACGCTAAGAGACGAGGCTGGCCGATTTCTGCTAGAGGAAGCGTTTTTGGATCTGGAAGTTCACTTCAATGATTTGTTTACTGCTAAATGGGTCACTTCAACAGTCTCAGTTGACACAATTTGTGTCACGCTGGAAGATTACTTTCAA GACTATAATCATCTTCGAGCTACAAATTTCGAGTACGTAATAAGCGAAGCCCAACGGCTGGTTGCTAAACGATACATTAAAGCAATGTTATCGAAACGGCTAAGCAAAACACGCCAAGAATGTGACGTCCTTGCAAAGAAGGTGAATAAGGAAGCGAAGCAGATCAAAATATTCTTCGAGAAAGTTGCACCGAACGTATCGAAGAATGATTCTCCCATCGACGTCATCTCGAATTTAGCAGGTTTGCTCACCTGCGACGCAGAAATGCTGGTGCTGGATTTACACACGCTTCTGTCCAGTTATCCGTCGCTGACGGAGGACCATGTAGTACGATTGTTCTACTTGCGAAGTGATTTTAAAGCAAGTGAGGTTAAGGAAAAAGTACATGATGCGATTGTGTCGAAGAAAACAACTGTTAGTCACGACAAGCAGGATAGCATTTTCAAGGAAATCGTGTTTTCCGATAAATTGTGGTAA
- the LOC129727948 gene encoding glia maturation factor gamma — MTEAQICDISLEAKEEISKFRFRRNATNTALILKIDREKQLVTVDELLDDVSVEDLQEQLPSHQPRYIIYSYKMVHDDSRISYPMCFIFYTPRDSQMELCMLYAKTRMALQREADLTRYYEIRELDDMTEDWLKEKLK, encoded by the exons ATG ACTGAAGCACAGATTTGTGACATTAGTTTGGAGGCCAAAGAAGAAATTAGCAAGTTTCGATTTCGCCGTAACGCAACTAATACGGCACTTATTT taaaaattgacCGCGAAAAGCAGCTGGTTACCGTGGACGAGCTGCTAGATGACGTATCCGTGGAGGATCTGCAGGAGCAGCTGCCGAGTCACCAGCCGCGTTACATAATCTACAGCTATAAAATGGTCCACGACGACTCGCGAATATCCTATCCGATGTGTTTTATATTTTACACTCCTCGCGACAGCCAAATGGAATTGTGCATGCTGTACGCCAAAACGCGTATGGCTCTGCAGCGGGAGGCCGATTTGACGAGATACTACGAAATTCGCGAACTTGACGATATGACTGAGGACTGGTTGAAGGAAAAACTAAAGTAA